A genomic stretch from Halichoerus grypus chromosome 5, mHalGry1.hap1.1, whole genome shotgun sequence includes:
- the RIMS3 gene encoding regulating synaptic membrane exocytosis protein 3: MFNGEPGPASAAASRNVVRSSSISGEICGPQQAGGGTGTTMAKKRRSSLGAKMVAIVGLTQWSKSTLQLPPSEGATKKLRSTIRRSTETGIAVEMRSRVTRQGSRESTDGSTNSNSSEGTFIFPTTRLGAESQFSDFLDGLGPAQIVGRQTLATPPMGDVHIAIMDRSGQLEVEVIEARGLTPKPGSKSLPATYIKVYLLENGACLAKKKTKVAKKTCDPLYQQALLFDEGPQGKVLQVIVWGDYGRMDHKCFMGMAQIMLDELDLSAAVTGWYKLFPTSSVADSTLGSLTRRLSQSSLESATSPSCS, translated from the exons ATGTTTAACGGGGAGCCGGGTCCGGCCTCGGCCGCGGCCTCCAGGAATGTGGTTCGGAGCTCCAGCATCAGTGGTGAGATCTGCGGCCCCcagcaggctgggggtgggaccGGGACCACCATGGCCAAGAAGCGGCGCAGCAGCCTTGGGGCCAAGATGGTGGCCATCGTGGGCCTGACCCAGTGGAGCAAGAGCACGCTGCAGCTGCCCCCGTCTG AAGGGGCCACCAAGAAGCTGCGCAGCACCATCCGGCGGAGCACAGAGACGGGCATCGCGGTGGAGATGCGGAGTCGGGTCACACGCCAGGGCAGCCGGGAGTCCACAGATGGGAGCACCAACAGCAACAGCTCCGAGGGCAC GTTCATTTTCCCCACCACTCGGCTTGGGGCTGAAAGCCAGTTCAGTGATTTCCTGGATGGGCTGGGGCCAGCCCAGATTGTGGGGCGACAGACATTGGCGACGCCACCGATGG GGGACGTGCACATTGCCATCATGGACCGCAGTGGCCAGCTAGAGGTGGAAGTGATTGAGGCTCGGGGCCTGACCCCCAAACCAGGCTCCAAATCCCTCCCAG CCACCTATATCAAGGTTTACCTGCTTGAGAACGGGGCCTGCTTGGccaaaaagaagacaaaggtGGCCAAGAAGACCTGTGACCCCCTGTACCAGCAGGCTCTGCTCTTCGACGAGGGGCCCCAGGGCAAGGTGCTGCAG gtGATTGTCTGGGGAGACTACGGCCGCATGGACCACAAATGCTTCATGGGCATGGCCCAGATCATGCTGGACGAGCTGGACCTGAGTGCTGCGGTCACGGGCTGGTACAAACTCTTCCCCACGTCCTCAGTGGCAGACTCTACACTTGGATCCCTCACCAGGCGCCTGTCCCAGTCCTCCCTGGAGAGTGCCACCAGCCCCTCGTGCTCCTAA